One genomic region from Rattus norvegicus strain BN/NHsdMcwi chromosome 10, GRCr8, whole genome shotgun sequence encodes:
- the Mmp25 gene encoding matrix metalloproteinase-25 isoform X1 — protein MRPFYQGPVGDPGTYRLSQDDRDGLQQLYGRVSQTPNDKPTRKPLVPPPQPPVMPPDSPSTPVPDRCKGNFDAVANIRGEIFFFKGPWFWRLQPSGQLVSPRPAGLHRFWEGLPNDVRVIQAAYARPQDGRIILFSGPQFWVFQERQLQGAARPLVEFGLPPGEEVDAVFSWPFNGKTYLIRGQKYWRYDEVAGSPDPDYPRPLSLWEGAPFAPDDVTISNTGDTYFFKGTHSWRFAKGSVKSESDSPQPIGPTWLDCPAPNSDPQVPSPPKTTPETRSCDCHCELNQTSEQLSSTFLLPLLPLLAGAIFSC, from the exons ATGAGGCCCTTCTACCAGGGCCCGGTGGGTGACCCTGGCACATACCGCTTGTCCCAGGATGACCGTGATGGATTGCAGCAGCTCTATG GGAGAGTGTCCCAAACTCCGAATGACAAGCCCACAAGGAAACCTCTGGTAccacctccccagcctccagTCATGCCCCCTGACAG cccctccacacCTGTGCCTGATCGATGTAAGGGCAATTTTGATGCTGTTGCCAACATCcgaggggaaattttcttcttcaAAG GCCCCTGGTTCTGGCGCCTCCAACCCTCAGGACAGCTGGTATCACCCCGCCCTGCTGGGTTGCACCGCTTTTGGGAGGGGCTGCCAAACGATGTGAGGGTCATTCAGGCTGCCTATGCCCGACCCCAAGATGGCCGAATCATCCTCTTCAGCG GCCCGCAGTTCTGGGTGTTCCAGGAACGACAGCTTCAGGGTGCAGCGAGGCCACTGGTAGAATTTGGGCTGCCCCCGGGAGAAGAAGTGGATGCTGTGTTCTCATGGCCTTTCAACGGCAAGACATACCTGATCCGAGGCCAAAAGTACTGGCGGTATGACGAAGTGGCCGGGAGCCCAGACCCTGATTACCCACGTCCCCTGAGTCTTTGGGAGGGCGCGCCCTTTGCCCCAGACGACGTCACCATCAGCAACACAG GTGACACTTACTTTTTCAAAGGCACCCATTCCTGGCGCTTTGCGAAGGGCAGTGTCAAATCTGAGTCAGATTCCCCCCAGCCCATTGGGCCCACGTGGCTGGATTGCCCTGCCCCGAACTCTGATCCTCAAGTCCCCAGTCCCCCGAAAACGACACCCGAAACCAGAAGCTGTGATTGCCACTGCGAACTCAATCAAACCTCGGAGCAGCTGTCATCGACCTTCCTGCTGCCCCTCCTGCCCCTATTGGCTGGAGCCATCTTTTCTTGCTGA
- the Mmp25 gene encoding matrix metalloproteinase-25 — protein sequence MCLPGSQISPAHLYYLVSAPCRAGSLTSSIPPGRRESGLFRMPLRSVQAERILRLQALGLPLLVLLLVLLQPVRAQNLRAQDVSMGVDWLTRYGYLPPADPVHAQMQSLGKLQDAIKVMQRFAGLPETGQMDPITIATMHKPRCSLPDILGPAGLVRRRRRYTLSGSVWKKRTLTWSIQSFSQSSRLSQSVVRTLVSYALDVWAVASGLTFQEVDSQYQEPDIVIHFSRAYHQDSYPFDGPGGTLAHAFFPGEHPISGDTHFDDEETWTFGSTDGEGTDLFAVAVHEFGHALGLGHSSAPDSIMRPFYQGPVGDPGTYRLSQDDRDGLQQLYGRVSQTPNDKPTRKPLVPPPQPPVMPPDSPSTPVPDRCKGNFDAVANIRGEIFFFKGPWFWRLQPSGQLVSPRPAGLHRFWEGLPNDVRVIQAAYARPQDGRIILFSGPQFWVFQERQLQGAARPLVEFGLPPGEEVDAVFSWPFNGKTYLIRGQKYWRYDEVAGSPDPDYPRPLSLWEGAPFAPDDVTISNTGDTYFFKGTHSWRFAKGSVKSESDSPQPIGPTWLDCPAPNSDPQVPSPPKTTPETRSCDCHCELNQTSEQLSSTFLLPLLPLLAGAIFSC from the exons ATGTGCCTCCCAGGATCCCAGatttctcctgcccatctctaCTACCTTGTGTCGGCTCCCTGCCGCGCCGGGTCCCTGACCTCCTCGATCCCTCCAGGGCGGCGGGAGTCAGGGCTCTTTCGAATGCCCCTGCGGTCCGTCCAAGCTGAACGCATCCTGAGGCTGCAAGCTCTGGGTCTCCCGTTACTGGTGCTTCTGTTGGTTCTGCTGCAGCCGGTGCGAGCTCAGAATCTCAGGGCTCAGGACGTGAGCATGGGCGTG GACTGGCTGACTCGCTATGGCTACCTGCCACCGGCGGATCCTGTCCACGCCCAGATGCAGAGTCTTGGGAAGCTGCAGGATGCGATCAAAGTCATGCAGAGATTTGCTGGACTACCTGAGACTGGACAAATGG ACCCAATAACAATAGCCACCATGCACAAGCCCCGGTGCTCCCTGCCTGATATCCTGGGGCCTGCTGGGCTGGTCAGGCGCCGGCGTCGCTATACTCTGAGTGGCAGCGTGTGGAAGAAGCGCACCCTGACGTGGAG taTCCAGTCCTTCTCTCAGAGCTCCCGGTTGAGCCAGTCTGTTGTCCGGACCCTTGTGAGCTATGCCCTAGATGTCTGGGCTGTTGCGTCAGGCCTAACGTTCCAAGAGGTGGATTCTCAGTACCAGGAGCCTGACATCGTTATCCACTTTTCCCGGGCCTACCACCAAGACAGTTACCCCTTTGACGGGCCTGGTGGCACGCTGGCTCACGCCTTCTTCCCTGGAGAACACCCCATCTCTGGAGACACTCACTTTGACGATGAAGAGACCTGGACTTTTGGGTCAACAG ATGGTGAAGGAACCGACCTATTTGCAGTAGCAGTTCATGAATTTGGCCATGCTCTAGGCCTTGGCCACTCTTCTGCACCCGACTCCATTATGAGGCCCTTCTACCAGGGCCCGGTGGGTGACCCTGGCACATACCGCTTGTCCCAGGATGACCGTGATGGATTGCAGCAGCTCTATG GGAGAGTGTCCCAAACTCCGAATGACAAGCCCACAAGGAAACCTCTGGTAccacctccccagcctccagTCATGCCCCCTGACAG cccctccacacCTGTGCCTGATCGATGTAAGGGCAATTTTGATGCTGTTGCCAACATCcgaggggaaattttcttcttcaAAG GCCCCTGGTTCTGGCGCCTCCAACCCTCAGGACAGCTGGTATCACCCCGCCCTGCTGGGTTGCACCGCTTTTGGGAGGGGCTGCCAAACGATGTGAGGGTCATTCAGGCTGCCTATGCCCGACCCCAAGATGGCCGAATCATCCTCTTCAGCG GCCCGCAGTTCTGGGTGTTCCAGGAACGACAGCTTCAGGGTGCAGCGAGGCCACTGGTAGAATTTGGGCTGCCCCCGGGAGAAGAAGTGGATGCTGTGTTCTCATGGCCTTTCAACGGCAAGACATACCTGATCCGAGGCCAAAAGTACTGGCGGTATGACGAAGTGGCCGGGAGCCCAGACCCTGATTACCCACGTCCCCTGAGTCTTTGGGAGGGCGCGCCCTTTGCCCCAGACGACGTCACCATCAGCAACACAG GTGACACTTACTTTTTCAAAGGCACCCATTCCTGGCGCTTTGCGAAGGGCAGTGTCAAATCTGAGTCAGATTCCCCCCAGCCCATTGGGCCCACGTGGCTGGATTGCCCTGCCCCGAACTCTGATCCTCAAGTCCCCAGTCCCCCGAAAACGACACCCGAAACCAGAAGCTGTGATTGCCACTGCGAACTCAATCAAACCTCGGAGCAGCTGTCATCGACCTTCCTGCTGCCCCTCCTGCCCCTATTGGCTGGAGCCATCTTTTCTTGCTGA